One part of the Muntiacus reevesi chromosome 20, mMunRee1.1, whole genome shotgun sequence genome encodes these proteins:
- the LOC136151131 gene encoding histone H2A type 1-H: MSGRGKQGGKARAKAKTRSSRAGLQFPVGRVHRLLRKGNYAERVGAGAPVYLAAVLEYLTAEILELAGNAARDNKKTRIIPRHLQLAIRNDEELNKLLGKVTIAQGGVLPNIQAVLLPKKTESHHKAK; encoded by the coding sequence ATGTCTGGACGTGGTAAGCAAGGTGGCAAGGCTCGTGCTAAAGCCAAGACCCGTTCCTCGCGGGCTGGGCTCCAGTTCCCCGTAGGTAGGGTACATCGGTTGCTCCGCAAAGGCAACTATGCTGAGCGAGTAGGTGCCGGGGCCCCGGTGTATCTGGCGGCGGTGCTGGAGTACCTGACGGCTGAGATCTTGGAGCTGGCGGGCAATGCGGCCCGCGACAACAAGAAAACGCGAATCATCCCGCGTCACTTGCAGCTGGCTATCCGCAATGATGAAGAACTGAACAAACTGCTGGGAAAGGTCACCATTGCTCAGGGTGGTGTCTTACCCAACATCCAGGCCGTGCTACTACCTAAGAAAACCGAGAGCCACCACAAGGCCAAATAA
- the LOC136151133 gene encoding histone H2B type 1-K — MPEPAKSAPAPKKGSKKAVTKAQKKDGKKRKRSRKESYSVYVYKVLKQVHPDTGISSKAMGIMNSFVNDIFERIAGEASRLAHYNKRSTITSREIQTAVRLLLPGELAKHAVSEGTKAVTKYTSAK, encoded by the coding sequence ATGCCTGAACCAGCGAAGTCCGCTCCAGCCCCGAAGAAGGGCTCCAAGAAGGCGGTGACCAAGGCGCAGAAGAAGGACGGCAAGAAGCGCAAGCGCAGCCGCAAGGAGAGCTACTCCGTGTACGTGTACAAGGTGCTGAAGCAGGTCCACCCGGACACCGGCATCTCGTCCAAGGCCATGGGCATCATGAACTCGTTTGTGAACGACATTTTCGAGCGTATCGCGGGCGAGGCATCGCGCCTGGCGCATTACAACAAGCGCTCGACCATCACATCCAGGGAGATCCAGACGGCCGTGCGCCTGCTGCTGCCCGGGGAGCTGGCCAAACACGCGGTGTCCGAGGGCACCAAGGCCGTCACCAAGTACACCAGCGCAAAGTAA
- the LOC136151138 gene encoding histone H2B type 1-J, translating to MPEPAKSAPAPKKGSKKAVTKAQKKDGKKRKRSRKESYSIYVYKVLKQVHPDTGISSKAMGIMNSFVNDIFERIAGEASRLAHYNKRSTITSREIQTAVRLLLPGELAKHAVSEGTKAVTKYTSAK from the coding sequence ATGCCCGAACCGGCTAAGTCCGCTCCGGCCCCGAAAAAGGGCTCCAAGAAGGCAGTGACCAAGGCGCAGAAGAAGGACGGCAAGAAGCGCAAGCGCAGCCGCAAGGAGAGCTACTCTATCTACGTGTACAAGGTGCTGAAGCAGGTCCACCCGGACACCGGCATCTCGTCCAAGGCCATGGGCATCATGAACTCGTTTGTGAACGACATTTTCGAGCGCATCGCGGGCGAGGCATCGCGCCTGGCGCATTACAACAAGCGCTCGACCATCACATCCAGGGAGATCCAGACGGCCGTGCGCCTGCTGCTGCCCGGGGAGCTGGCCAAACACGCGGTGTCCGAGGGCACCAAGGCCGTCACCAAGTATACTAGTGCCAAGTAA
- the H2AC11 gene encoding histone H2A type 1 produces MSGRGKQGGKARAKAKTRSSRAGLQFPVGRVHRLLRKGNYAERVGAGAPVYLAAVLEYLTAEILELAGNAARDNKKTRIIPRHLQLAIRNDEELNKLLGKVTIAQGGVLPNIQAVLLPKKTESHHKAKGK; encoded by the coding sequence ATGTCTGGGCGAGGCAAACAAGGCGGCAAGGCTCGTGCCAAAGCCAAGACCCGCTCCTCGCGAGCCGGGCTCCAGTTTCCCGTGGGCCGTGTTCACCGGCTGCTCCGCAAGGGTAACTATGCGGAACGGGTCGGTGCCGGGGCCCCGGTGTACCTGGCGGCGGTGCTGGAGTACCTGACGGCCGAGATCCTGGAGCTGGCGGGCAACGCGGCCCGGGACAACAAGAAGACGCGCATCATCCCGCGCCACCTGCAGCTGGCCATCCGCAACGACGAGGAGCTCAACAAGCTGCTGGGCAAAGTCACCATCGCTCAGGGCGGCGTCCTGCCCAACATCCAGGCGGTGCTGCTGCCCAAGAAGACTGAGAGCCATCACAAGGCCAAGGGCAAGTAA